From Polynucleobacter difficilis, a single genomic window includes:
- the slmA gene encoding nucleoid occlusion factor SlmA — protein sequence MSTKPPNDDMSAEAPAEEKMRKRPRPGERRLQILQVLAEMLQNPRGERVTTAALAAKIDVSEAALYRHFASKAQMFEGLIAFIEQTVFGLINQINQKEESGLAQTRGILQMLLVFAEKNPGMTRVLLGDALLQEDDRLQDRISQVLDRVEASLRQSLRIGQSQSGAPGNASQDDVAIRAALLMSFVLGRWHRFARSGFKKLPTEASEISLHILLAE from the coding sequence ATGAGCACAAAACCACCCAACGACGATATGAGCGCAGAAGCGCCAGCAGAAGAAAAGATGCGCAAGCGTCCGCGTCCGGGCGAGCGTCGTTTGCAAATTTTGCAAGTGCTGGCAGAGATGCTGCAAAACCCGCGGGGTGAGCGTGTAACCACTGCTGCATTGGCGGCAAAAATTGATGTCTCTGAGGCTGCGCTGTATCGCCACTTTGCAAGCAAGGCGCAGATGTTTGAGGGCCTCATCGCTTTTATCGAGCAGACCGTCTTTGGTTTAATTAATCAGATCAATCAAAAAGAAGAGTCGGGCTTGGCCCAGACCCGTGGCATTTTGCAAATGCTCTTGGTGTTTGCAGAAAAAAACCCGGGAATGACCCGGGTGCTGCTAGGCGATGCCTTGCTCCAAGAAGATGATCGCCTGCAGGATCGCATCTCCCAAGTATTAGACCGAGTTGAGGCATCCCTAAGGCAATCCTTGCGCATAGGCCAGTCGCAAAGCGGCGCCCCTGGAAACGCAAGCCAAGACGACGTTGCAATACGTGCCGCTCTATTAATGAGCTTTGTGTTGGGTCGCTGGCATCGTTTTGCGCGAAGCGGTTTTAAAAAGCTGCCGACTGAGGCGTCCGAGATTAGCCTTCATATCTTGCTTGCAGAATGA
- the metX gene encoding homoserine O-succinyltransferase MetX, translating to MSDLHLSRNTIHFAESLPLQSGAVLSNYNLVIETYGKLNSDKSNAILICHALNASHHVAGPDPENPSDIGWWDNMIGPGKPIDTNRFFVIGVNNLGSCFGSTGPMSVNPETNKPYGADFPVVTVEDWVNTQARLADKLGIRRFAAVMGGSLGGMQAMAWAIQFPKRLAHCIVIASTPKLSAQNIAFNEVARNAILSDPDFHGGNYYAHGVVPKSGLRLARMVGHITYLSDDDMAEKFGRELQRPAGAPDEYRFSFDVEFEVESYLRYQGDKFSSYFDANTYLLITRALDYFDPARRYGGSLSRALAEVQAQFLIISFSTDWRFPPNRSREIVEALLSNKREVSYAEIDAPHGHDAFLLDDARYHNLVRAYFKKIAEVLP from the coding sequence ATGAGTGATCTCCATCTCTCACGAAATACTATCCATTTTGCAGAATCCCTACCCTTACAAAGTGGAGCGGTTCTCAGTAATTACAACCTAGTTATTGAAACCTACGGCAAGCTCAATAGTGATAAGAGCAATGCCATTTTGATTTGCCATGCCCTCAATGCATCGCATCACGTAGCTGGACCTGACCCAGAGAATCCATCGGACATCGGCTGGTGGGACAACATGATTGGGCCAGGAAAGCCAATCGACACCAATCGTTTTTTTGTGATTGGCGTTAACAATTTGGGCTCCTGCTTCGGCTCTACAGGACCCATGAGCGTGAACCCCGAAACCAATAAGCCCTATGGGGCAGATTTCCCGGTAGTGACGGTGGAGGATTGGGTCAATACCCAAGCCAGGCTGGCGGATAAATTAGGCATTCGCCGCTTTGCTGCTGTCATGGGCGGCAGCTTGGGTGGTATGCAGGCAATGGCATGGGCGATTCAGTTTCCCAAGCGCCTAGCGCACTGCATCGTGATTGCATCGACACCCAAGTTGAGCGCCCAAAATATTGCGTTTAATGAAGTGGCCCGCAATGCCATTTTGTCGGACCCCGACTTTCATGGCGGTAACTACTACGCCCATGGCGTGGTGCCCAAAAGTGGTTTGCGCTTGGCCCGTATGGTTGGCCACATTACGTATCTGTCAGACGATGACATGGCTGAAAAGTTTGGACGGGAGTTGCAACGCCCTGCCGGCGCGCCCGATGAGTACCGCTTTAGTTTTGATGTGGAGTTTGAGGTTGAGAGCTACTTGCGGTATCAAGGCGATAAGTTTTCGAGCTACTTTGATGCCAACACCTATCTTCTCATCACGCGCGCTCTCGATTATTTTGATCCTGCTCGGCGCTATGGCGGTAGTTTGAGTCGTGCCCTGGCTGAAGTGCAGGCTCAGTTTTTGATTATTAGTTTTTCAACCGATTGGCGCTTTCCGCCCAATCGCAGCAGGGAAATTGTTGAGGCCCTTCTCAGCAATAAGCGCGAGGTATCCTATGCCGAGATTGATGCGCCACATGGGCACGATGCATTTTTGTTGGATGATGCCCGGTACCATAATTTAGTGCGTGCTTATTTCAAAAAAATTGCTGAGGTATTGCCATGA
- the dksA gene encoding RNA polymerase-binding protein DksA: MTVKTPSSKSPKAAAAASTKTASKSTASSKAVPVTDAELLKMSEKDYMNKAQLAFFRLKLVTLKEDLLKNASETTEHLRENILVPDPADRATIEEEHALELRTRDRERKLLKKVEQALARIESGEYGWCEETGEPIGLSRLIARPTANLSLEAQERRELRQKLFGD; the protein is encoded by the coding sequence ATGACGGTAAAAACACCCAGCTCGAAGAGCCCCAAGGCAGCGGCGGCCGCTAGCACGAAAACGGCTAGCAAATCGACTGCATCCTCAAAAGCGGTTCCAGTAACCGACGCCGAATTACTCAAAATGTCTGAAAAAGACTATATGAATAAGGCCCAGCTCGCATTCTTTCGCTTAAAGTTGGTGACCTTGAAAGAGGATTTACTCAAGAACGCTTCGGAAACAACCGAGCACTTGCGTGAGAACATTTTGGTTCCAGATCCAGCCGATCGGGCGACGATCGAAGAGGAGCATGCGCTCGAATTGCGCACCCGCGATCGTGAGCGCAAGTTACTCAAAAAAGTCGAGCAAGCATTGGCTCGTATTGAGTCCGGTGAATATGGTTGGTGCGAAGAGACCGGTGAGCCGATTGGCTTGTCCCGCTTAATCGCGCGCCCTACTGCCAACTTATCGCTCGAAGCGCAAGAGCGCCGCGAGCTGCGTCAAAAATTATTCGGCGATTAA
- a CDS encoding AmpG family muropeptide MFS transporter has product MVFVALNSIRSWATDFRVYLEWPCLRMLFLGFSAGLPLLLILGTLSFWLREAGIDRSTIGYLTWIGLIYAGKWLWAPLVDRLPIPFLGRLLGRRRSWLICAQAIIVLGLLGMASLDPKVAITPMVWFALLVAFGSATQDIALDAFRIESADSDRQAALAATYQTGYRLALIWSGAGVLWLAARVETGAGYDASAWQFAYVVMACSIAVGVITTLLSKEPARIELAKARNAKAWLHQTLIEPFSEFITRYGWHAIAILGLIAIYRISDIVMGIMANPFYVDMGYTKDEVAAVSKVFGVIMTLLGAFIGGVLALRFGVMRILFFGAVLSAVSNLLFAWLATQGHDLTGLVWVISADNLSSGIATAAFIAFLSSLTNIQYSATQYALFSSMMLLAPKWLAGFSGVFVDAFGYPVFFISTAIIGVPVLLLIWLVIHFNLVQLKKPESATIAVD; this is encoded by the coding sequence ATCGTATTCGTGGCACTTAATTCAATCCGTTCATGGGCAACTGATTTTCGGGTTTACCTGGAATGGCCTTGCCTGCGGATGTTGTTCTTGGGTTTTTCTGCAGGACTGCCGCTTCTTCTCATTCTGGGTACCCTGAGTTTTTGGTTGCGGGAGGCCGGCATTGATCGCAGCACCATTGGTTACCTCACCTGGATTGGTCTCATTTACGCAGGCAAGTGGTTGTGGGCGCCTTTAGTGGATCGGCTACCCATTCCGTTTTTAGGTCGATTGCTGGGGCGTCGTCGCAGTTGGTTGATTTGTGCCCAAGCCATTATTGTTCTTGGCTTATTGGGCATGGCCAGCCTAGACCCTAAGGTTGCGATTACCCCAATGGTGTGGTTTGCATTGCTGGTGGCGTTTGGCTCAGCGACACAAGACATTGCGCTAGATGCATTCCGGATTGAGTCCGCCGACAGTGATCGACAAGCCGCATTAGCCGCAACGTATCAAACGGGATATCGCCTTGCCTTGATTTGGTCTGGCGCAGGGGTGCTGTGGTTGGCAGCTCGAGTTGAGACAGGGGCGGGCTACGATGCGAGTGCGTGGCAATTTGCTTATGTAGTCATGGCCTGTTCGATTGCCGTTGGTGTCATTACAACCCTCTTGAGTAAGGAGCCCGCACGCATTGAGTTGGCTAAGGCTCGCAATGCAAAAGCATGGCTGCATCAAACACTCATTGAGCCTTTTTCTGAATTCATTACTCGCTACGGTTGGCATGCGATTGCCATTTTGGGGCTAATCGCAATCTATCGGATTAGCGACATTGTGATGGGCATTATGGCAAACCCATTTTATGTCGATATGGGTTACACCAAAGATGAAGTGGCCGCAGTGAGCAAAGTGTTTGGCGTGATCATGACCTTGCTCGGTGCCTTTATTGGCGGCGTGTTGGCTCTGCGGTTTGGGGTGATGCGCATTTTATTTTTTGGGGCAGTCTTATCTGCTGTCAGCAATCTGCTATTTGCTTGGCTTGCAACCCAAGGCCATGATTTGACCGGATTGGTTTGGGTTATTTCTGCAGACAACCTCAGCTCCGGAATTGCAACTGCAGCCTTTATTGCCTTTTTATCTTCATTAACGAACATTCAGTATTCGGCGACCCAATATGCCTTGTTCAGCTCCATGATGCTCTTGGCGCCGAAGTGGTTAGCCGGATTTTCTGGGGTATTTGTGGATGCCTTTGGATACCCGGTCTTTTTTATTAGCACCGCCATTATTGGCGTGCCAGTGCTTTTACTAATCTGGCTGGTGATTCATTTCAACCTAGTGCAATTGAAAAAACCGGAGTCGGCCACAATCGCAGTCGACTAA
- the metW gene encoding methionine biosynthesis protein MetW produces the protein MMRADFAAIANWVAPQSQVLDLGCGDGSFLAFLQTQKPVHAYGVEIDDQRVLACVQKGLNVIQQDLEGGLALFEDKSFDTVVLSQTVQTIHQTEKILSEIVRVGKECVISFPNFGHWSHRLAVAMGHMPVSKSLPYAWFDTPNVRVLTIADFEGLAHRLGLDILDRVVLHEGRPITWAANLLGSLAIYRIRGT, from the coding sequence ATGATGCGCGCTGATTTTGCCGCGATTGCCAATTGGGTTGCGCCGCAAAGCCAAGTGCTGGACTTGGGTTGTGGGGACGGCAGCTTTCTGGCCTTTTTGCAAACCCAAAAGCCAGTGCATGCCTACGGCGTTGAGATTGATGATCAGAGGGTATTGGCCTGCGTACAAAAAGGCCTCAATGTGATTCAGCAGGATCTAGAAGGAGGCCTTGCCCTCTTTGAAGATAAAAGCTTTGACACGGTTGTGTTGTCGCAAACCGTACAAACGATTCACCAGACCGAGAAAATTCTTTCTGAAATTGTTCGCGTTGGAAAAGAGTGCGTCATCTCCTTCCCGAATTTTGGTCACTGGTCACATCGCCTTGCCGTTGCAATGGGCCACATGCCCGTATCCAAGTCGTTACCGTATGCTTGGTTTGATACGCCTAATGTGCGCGTTTTAACCATTGCTGATTTTGAAGGGCTGGCACACCGATTGGGATTAGATATCTTGGATCGCGTTGTTTTGCACGAAGGCCGCCCAATTACCTGGGCCGCTAATCTACTGGGCAGCTTAGCTATTTATCGTATTCGTGGCACTTAA
- a CDS encoding exodeoxyribonuclease III, with translation MLRIISANLNGIRSAAKKGFIPWALQQKADFICMQELKAQETDLNETMMRPDGLLGFFHCAEKKGYSGCGIYTPHQPDDIIYGFGNPEFDAEGRYVEARFKTLSVISVYMPSGSSSPERQEAKFRYLEAFMPHLIALKRSGREIVLCGDVNIAHHEVDLKNWKGNLKNSGFLPEERAWLTRLFGEIGYVDVYRKLEPDTTDACYTWWSQRGQAYAKNVGWRIDYQIATAQIAASAKTTSIYKQERFSDHAPLIVDYGWSI, from the coding sequence ATGTTACGCATCATTTCAGCGAACCTCAACGGTATCCGTTCTGCAGCCAAAAAAGGCTTTATTCCATGGGCGCTCCAGCAAAAAGCGGACTTTATTTGCATGCAAGAACTCAAGGCCCAAGAGACGGACCTGAATGAGACTATGATGCGCCCGGACGGATTACTTGGGTTTTTCCACTGCGCCGAAAAAAAAGGCTATAGCGGCTGCGGCATCTATACCCCGCACCAACCGGATGACATCATTTACGGTTTTGGTAACCCCGAGTTTGATGCCGAGGGACGTTACGTTGAGGCCCGTTTTAAGACCCTCTCGGTTATCTCGGTTTACATGCCCTCCGGCTCCAGCTCGCCTGAGCGCCAGGAAGCCAAGTTTCGTTACCTCGAGGCATTCATGCCCCACCTAATTGCACTCAAGCGCAGTGGCCGTGAAATCGTCCTATGCGGGGATGTCAATATCGCGCACCACGAAGTCGATTTAAAGAATTGGAAAGGCAATCTAAAGAATTCCGGATTTTTACCAGAAGAGCGCGCTTGGTTAACGCGCCTCTTTGGCGAAATTGGGTATGTCGACGTTTATCGTAAGCTCGAACCCGATACGACCGATGCCTGCTACACCTGGTGGAGTCAACGGGGTCAAGCCTACGCCAAGAATGTCGGCTGGCGCATTGATTACCAGATCGCGACTGCGCAGATTGCGGCCTCAGCTAAAACGACCTCCATCTATAAACAAGAGCGCTTCTCTGATCACGCACCCTTAATCGTGGACTATGGCTGGTCGATTTAG
- the argB gene encoding acetylglutamate kinase, which translates to MTKPMPTIADISPLLKAEILAEALPYIRQYHGKTIVIKYGGNAMVEERLKESFARDVILLKLVGMNPVVVHGGGPQIDEALKKIGKTGTFIQGMRVTDEETMEVVEWVLGGEVQQDIVMLINHFGGQAVGLTGKDGGLIHARKMLVADEKKAGATIDLGFVGEIEAINPAVVKALQDDAFIPVISPIGFSAQGQAFNINADLVAGKMAEILGAEKLVMMTNIPGVMDKSGNLLTDLTAREIDGLFADGTISGGMLPKISSALDAAKSGVNSVHIIDGRIEHSLLLEILTEQAFGTMIRSR; encoded by the coding sequence ATGACTAAACCAATGCCAACCATTGCGGATATTTCCCCCTTATTGAAAGCGGAAATATTGGCAGAAGCGCTGCCGTATATTCGTCAATACCACGGCAAGACCATCGTGATTAAGTACGGCGGTAACGCAATGGTGGAAGAGCGGCTGAAAGAAAGTTTTGCGCGCGACGTTATCTTGCTCAAGCTCGTTGGCATGAACCCAGTCGTGGTGCATGGCGGTGGGCCGCAGATTGATGAGGCGCTTAAAAAGATTGGTAAGACGGGCACCTTTATTCAAGGCATGCGCGTAACCGATGAAGAAACCATGGAAGTGGTGGAGTGGGTTCTGGGCGGCGAAGTGCAGCAAGATATTGTGATGTTGATTAATCACTTTGGCGGTCAAGCGGTTGGCTTAACCGGTAAGGATGGTGGTTTGATTCATGCGCGCAAGATGTTGGTCGCGGACGAAAAAAAGGCAGGCGCAACCATCGATTTGGGTTTTGTGGGCGAAATCGAAGCCATTAATCCGGCAGTTGTAAAGGCCCTGCAAGACGATGCCTTCATTCCAGTGATATCACCAATTGGTTTTAGTGCGCAGGGTCAGGCATTCAATATCAATGCCGATCTAGTAGCCGGCAAAATGGCTGAAATACTGGGTGCTGAAAAATTGGTCATGATGACCAATATTCCTGGCGTCATGGATAAAAGCGGTAATTTGTTAACTGATTTGACTGCCCGCGAAATCGATGGCTTGTTTGCCGATGGAACCATTTCAGGCGGAATGCTGCCCAAGATTTCATCCGCTTTAGATGCCGCCAAGAGCGGCGTGAACTCAGTGCACATTATTGATGGCCGAATCGAGCACTCGCTCCTGTTGGAAATTCTGACCGAGCAGGCGTTCGGCACGATGATTCGTTCTCGGTAA